A window of Dickeya zeae NCPPB 2538 contains these coding sequences:
- a CDS encoding anthranilate synthase component 1, with the protein MHTPQPELELLRVDAEYRNDPSATFHQLCGARPATLLLESAEIDSKQNLQSLLIVDSALRITALGSQVSIQALTANGASLLPLLDKALPSDVTVDVRPNGRELTFPGIDGLLDEDARLRSLSVFDALRQMLTLVTCPPDEREAMFFGGLFAYDLVAGFESLPPLSQQQRCPDYCFYLAETLLIVDHQKRVTHLQASLFTPDATERLRLQQRLEQLQHQLRQPAPALPYQTVDTMTLSCNQSDEDYGAVVSQMQQAIRIGEIFQVVPSRRFSLPCPSPLAAYQTLKDNNPSPYMFYMQDQDFTLFGASPESSLKYDAISRQIEIYPIAGTRPRGRRADGSLDRDLDSRIELEMRTDHKELAEHLMLVDLARNDLARICEPGSRYVADLTKVDRYSFVMHLVSRVVGTLRHDLDVLHAYRACMNMGTLSGAPKVRAMQLIAESEKTRRGSYGGAVGYFTARGDLDTCIVIRSAYVEDGIATVQAGAGVVLDSQPQAEADETRNKARAVLRAIASAHHAREVF; encoded by the coding sequence ATGCACACACCACAACCTGAACTAGAGCTGTTGCGCGTCGACGCCGAATACCGTAACGATCCCAGCGCCACGTTCCACCAATTATGCGGCGCACGTCCGGCAACGCTGTTGCTGGAGTCAGCGGAGATCGATAGCAAGCAGAATCTGCAGAGCTTGCTGATTGTCGACAGTGCATTACGCATTACCGCCCTCGGTTCGCAGGTATCCATTCAGGCATTAACAGCTAACGGTGCCTCGCTGTTACCGTTGCTGGACAAGGCATTACCGAGCGATGTCACGGTCGATGTGCGTCCAAATGGCCGTGAACTGACCTTCCCTGGCATCGACGGTCTGTTAGATGAAGATGCACGCCTGCGCTCGCTGTCGGTATTTGATGCGCTGCGCCAGATGCTGACACTGGTGACCTGCCCGCCGGACGAACGCGAAGCGATGTTCTTCGGTGGCCTGTTCGCCTACGACCTGGTGGCCGGCTTCGAAAGCCTGCCGCCACTCAGCCAGCAACAACGCTGCCCGGATTACTGTTTTTACCTGGCCGAAACACTGCTGATTGTGGATCACCAAAAACGGGTCACCCATTTGCAAGCCAGCCTGTTTACACCTGACGCCACCGAGCGTCTGCGTCTGCAACAACGTTTGGAGCAGTTACAACACCAGTTACGTCAGCCTGCTCCAGCATTGCCGTACCAGACGGTAGACACCATGACACTGAGCTGCAATCAGAGCGATGAAGACTATGGTGCCGTCGTCAGCCAAATGCAGCAGGCAATCCGTATCGGTGAGATCTTTCAGGTCGTCCCATCCCGTCGCTTCTCGCTGCCATGCCCGTCACCGTTGGCCGCCTACCAGACGCTGAAAGACAACAATCCGAGTCCTTACATGTTTTACATGCAAGATCAGGATTTCACCCTGTTCGGTGCCTCGCCGGAAAGCTCGCTCAAATATGACGCCATCAGCCGCCAGATTGAGATCTACCCTATTGCAGGCACTCGACCTCGTGGACGTCGCGCCGACGGCTCGCTGGACCGGGATCTGGACAGCCGTATCGAACTGGAAATGCGCACCGACCATAAAGAACTGGCCGAGCACCTGATGCTGGTGGACCTGGCTCGCAACGATTTGGCGCGGATCTGCGAACCCGGCAGCCGCTATGTCGCTGACCTGACCAAAGTAGACCGCTACTCATTCGTTATGCATCTGGTCTCTCGGGTGGTTGGCACGCTGCGTCACGATCTGGATGTCCTGCACGCCTACCGCGCTTGTATGAACATGGGGACGCTCAGCGGCGCGCCTAAAGTCCGGGCGATGCAGTTGATCGCGGAAAGTGAGAAAACACGCCGCGGCAGCTACGGCGGTGCGGTAGGTTACTTCACCGCACGTGGCGACCTCGATACCTGCATCGTCATCCGTTCCGCCTATGTAGAAGATGGCATCGCTACCGTGCAGGCTGGTGCTGGCGTCGTGCTGGATTCCCAGCCACAAGCCGAAGCCGACGAAACCCGTAACAAAGCCCGCGCGGTTCTGCGCGCGATTGCCAGCGCGCATCATGCCCGGGAGGTGTTCTGA
- the trpCF gene encoding bifunctional indole-3-glycerol-phosphate synthase TrpC/phosphoribosylanthranilate isomerase TrpF, whose translation MQETVLTKIVRDKALWVTERKQRQPLDSFQSQVTPSSRHFYQSLKKASPAFILECKKASPSKGLIRADFDPAAIARVYQDYASAISVLTDEKYFQGDFAFLTQVSAVVAQPVLCKDFIIDPYQIYLARYYQADAILLMLSVLDDDQYRQLAQVAHSLDMGILTEVSNEAELARAIALEARVVGINNRDLRDLSIDLNRTRTLAPQLPASVTVISESGISRYAHIQELSQYANGFLIGSSLMEEDDLSMAVRRVILGENKVCGLTRPEDAAAAFQAGAVYGGLIFVASSPRYVTTSQARTVMAGAPLRYVGVFHNAPLAEIVEAASSLQLAAVQLHGHEDDATVAALREQLPATCQIWKAQPVGDTLPPLALPQVDRILLDNGQGGSGQSFNWSLLQGQSLQQVLLAGGLNPDNIAQAAKFGAAGLDVNSGVESQPGIKDSQKIAAVFQTLRAAQSRRTSHA comes from the coding sequence ATGCAGGAAACCGTATTAACCAAAATCGTGCGCGACAAGGCGCTGTGGGTAACCGAGCGCAAACAACGACAGCCGCTCGACAGCTTTCAGTCGCAGGTCACGCCCAGTTCACGCCATTTCTATCAGTCGCTGAAAAAGGCCAGCCCGGCATTCATTCTGGAATGTAAAAAAGCCTCCCCCTCCAAGGGGTTGATACGGGCTGATTTTGACCCGGCGGCTATCGCGCGGGTCTATCAGGATTACGCCTCCGCCATTTCCGTGTTGACTGACGAGAAGTACTTTCAAGGTGACTTTGCTTTTCTGACCCAGGTGAGCGCCGTGGTTGCCCAACCGGTTCTGTGCAAAGATTTTATTATCGACCCGTATCAGATTTACCTGGCCCGTTACTATCAGGCAGATGCCATCCTGCTGATGCTCTCAGTGTTGGATGATGACCAGTATCGTCAGTTGGCACAGGTGGCACACAGTCTGGATATGGGCATTCTGACTGAAGTTAGCAACGAAGCCGAACTGGCGCGCGCCATCGCGCTGGAGGCCCGCGTTGTCGGCATTAATAACCGCGATTTGCGCGACCTCTCCATCGATTTGAACCGTACCCGCACACTGGCACCACAGTTACCGGCCAGCGTCACGGTCATCAGCGAATCCGGTATCAGCCGCTATGCCCATATTCAGGAATTAAGTCAGTATGCCAATGGCTTTCTGATCGGCAGTTCGCTGATGGAGGAAGACGACCTGTCCATGGCGGTGCGTCGGGTTATTTTGGGCGAAAACAAGGTCTGTGGACTGACTCGACCTGAAGATGCCGCCGCCGCGTTCCAGGCCGGTGCGGTATATGGCGGGCTGATTTTTGTTGCCAGCTCACCGCGTTACGTGACAACGTCACAAGCACGTACCGTCATGGCTGGCGCCCCGTTGCGCTATGTCGGGGTATTCCATAATGCGCCACTGGCTGAAATCGTGGAAGCGGCATCATCGCTTCAACTGGCAGCAGTTCAATTACATGGCCATGAAGACGACGCCACCGTTGCTGCACTGAGGGAACAACTGCCTGCAACCTGCCAGATATGGAAAGCCCAACCGGTCGGCGATACGCTGCCCCCTCTGGCACTGCCACAGGTTGATCGGATACTGCTCGACAACGGTCAGGGCGGCAGTGGTCAATCGTTCAACTGGTCGTTGCTGCAAGGACAATCGTTACAGCAGGTATTGCTGGCCGGTGGCCTCAACCCGGACAACATCGCACAAGCGGCCAAATTCGGCGCGGCAGGACTGGATGTTAACTCCGGCGTAGAATCGCAACCCGGCATCAA
- the rnm gene encoding RNase RNM: MPDELPASPAFPLYDLHSHTTASDGLLTPAELVQRAVSMRVSVLAITDHDTTAAVAQARAAIVQQALPLRLIAGVEISTVWENHEIHIVGLGMDCDHPALTSLLQQQVQYRQQRAEQIAYRLEKALIPDALAGASRLAEGGMITRGHFARYLVELGKADTVAQVFKKYLAKGKTGYVPPQWCTIQQAVDAIRQSGGVAVLAHPGRYDLTTKWLKRLIGHVADCGGEAMEIAQCQQAPDERSQLARYAQDYHLLGSQGSDFHQPCAWIELGRKLWLPAGVEPVWQHPALAG; encoded by the coding sequence GTGCCAGATGAGTTACCCGCATCACCTGCATTTCCCCTGTATGACTTGCACAGCCATACCACGGCGTCTGACGGATTACTGACGCCTGCTGAGTTGGTGCAGCGAGCGGTGAGTATGCGCGTCAGCGTGTTGGCAATTACCGATCACGACACCACGGCAGCAGTAGCGCAGGCGCGAGCGGCCATTGTGCAGCAGGCATTACCGCTGCGGTTGATTGCTGGTGTTGAGATTTCCACTGTCTGGGAAAACCACGAAATTCATATTGTCGGACTGGGAATGGATTGTGACCATCCGGCGCTGACCTCGTTGCTGCAACAGCAAGTGCAGTACCGTCAGCAACGGGCGGAACAAATAGCCTATCGGCTGGAAAAGGCGCTGATCCCCGATGCGCTGGCTGGCGCATCGCGGCTGGCGGAGGGCGGCATGATCACCCGTGGGCATTTTGCGCGCTATCTGGTCGAGCTGGGAAAAGCCGACACCGTCGCCCAGGTGTTTAAAAAATATCTGGCGAAAGGGAAAACCGGCTATGTACCGCCACAGTGGTGTACAATACAACAAGCCGTGGACGCTATCCGTCAGTCGGGTGGAGTGGCGGTGCTGGCGCATCCTGGCCGTTATGACCTGACCACCAAATGGCTCAAACGCCTGATCGGGCATGTTGCCGATTGTGGTGGGGAGGCGATGGAAATCGCCCAATGTCAGCAGGCACCGGACGAGCGTTCACAACTGGCGCGTTATGCGCAGGACTATCATTTGCTGGGGTCACAGGGGTCGGACTTTCATCAACCCTGTGCCTGGATAGAGTTGGGGCGAAAATTGTGGTTGCCTGCGGGCGTGGAGCCAGTCTGGCAACACCCGGCTTTAGCGGGCTAA